A window from Citrus sinensis cultivar Valencia sweet orange chromosome 5, DVS_A1.0, whole genome shotgun sequence encodes these proteins:
- the LOC102609069 gene encoding uncharacterized protein LOC102609069, with protein sequence MMAILVQLVAFSFTAREKMAAFYHVRSNSLPTKSHPFTSEVEETEQIKVFSSCFNYRPIAQNALLQSKESIQGLQSVLRRRKGDETELKSEIKKYLTSRKAVKKTIHKALWNLKGMENKRSASINDERVSMLKEVEGVTITAFESLLSLISGPRTGSMLSGFSLVSKLIRPKRIACEEDEKDINEFDKVDAALIGHKTIRSDNIFCLQNQLKELESSIQDLEEGLESLYRRLIKARVSLLNILNN encoded by the exons ATGATGGCAATACTAGTTCAACTTGTAGCTTTCTCGTTCACAGCAAGAGAAAAAATGGCAGCCTTCTACCATGTTCGATCAAACAGTTTGCCGACTAAATCACACCCATTCACTTCAGAAGTTGAAGAGACTGAGCAGATTAAGGTCTTCTCAAGCTGCTTCAACTATAGGCC CATTGCTCAGAATGCATTGCTGCAATCTAAGGAATCCATACAAGGACTTCAATCAGTTTTGCGCAGACGAAAGGGCGACGAAACTGAGCTTAAAAGTGAGATTAAGAAGTACTTAACCTCTAGGAAGGCAGTGAAAAAGACAATCCATAAGGCCTTGTGGAATTTGAAAGGCATGGAAAATAAAAGGTCGGCTTCGATCAATGACGAACGTGTTAGCATGTTGAAAGAGGTTGAAGGGGTCACCATCACTGCATTTGAATCCTTACTGTCCCTTATCTCTGGGCCAAGGACTGGATCAATGCTAAGCGGCTTCTCATTGGTTTCAAAGCTGATCCGCCCCAAAAGAATAGCATGCGAAGAAGACGAAAAAGACATTAATGAGTTTGACAAGGTGGATGCTGCACTCATTGGTCACAAGACTATTAGATCTGATAACATCTTTTGCTTGCAAAACCAGCTTAAAGAATTGGAGTCCAGCATTCAAGATCTTGAAGAAGGACTCGAATCATTGTATAGGCGTTTGATCAAAGCTCGAGTCTCCCTTCTCAACATCCTCAACAATtag